A window from Salminus brasiliensis chromosome 7, fSalBra1.hap2, whole genome shotgun sequence encodes these proteins:
- the LOC140559423 gene encoding leucine-rich repeat-containing protein 3-like, which translates to MGVKLLNSITGAVLLAFSFSTVSTCPKNCHCTERNGLKTVQCVSRDLEKIPANIPEDTVSLQLASNRITHIPSQAFKGLRRLQELDISNNAIEVVEEGAFQGISEGLRALDLSNNLLRGVPRETFARLHAKISLAGNPWHCECALQEVLRELQLDPDTVNQVNCQTAVREEFAGKPVIQVLDSGVNLCSFQRKTTDVAMFVTMFGWFTMVIAYVVYYVRQNREDARRHLEHLKALPNSPRNSKDSDTISTVL; encoded by the coding sequence ATGGGTGTGAAGCTGCTGAACAGCATAACAGGAGCTGTGCTTCTGGCTTTCTCATTCAGCACTGTGTCCACTTGTCCCAAAAACTGCCACTGCACTGAGAGGAATGGGCTCAAGACGGTCCAGTGTGTGTCCCGTGACCTTGAGAAGATCCCAGCTAatattccagaggacacagtctCTCTTCAGCTAGCTTCCAACCGCATTACCCATATCCCCAGCCAGGCCTTCAAGGGCTTGCGTCGACTGCAGGAGCTGGATATCTCTAACAATGCCATCGAGGTGGTGGAGGAAGGTGCTTTCCAGGGTATTTCTGAGGGCCTTCGTGCCTTAGACTTGTCAAATAACTTGTTGAGAGGGGTTCCAAGAGAGACCTTTGCTCGGCTGCATGCCAAAATCAGCCTGGCCGGAAATCCCTGGCACTGTGAGTGTGCCCTACAGGAGGTGCTGAGGGAGTTGCAGTTGGACCCTGACACAGTGAACCAGGTGAACTGCCAGACGGctgtacgggaggaatttgctGGCAAGCCTGTCATCCAGGTGCTTGACTCTGGGGTCAACCTATGCAGTTTTCAGCGCAAGACCACGGATGTGGCCATGTTTGTCACAATGTTTGGCTGGTTCACCATGGTGATCGCGTACGTGGTGTACTATGTGAGACAGAATCGAGAGGATGCCCGCAGACATCTGGAGCACCTCAAAGCTCTACCCAACAGCCCCAGGAACAGCAAGGACTCAGACactattagcacagtgctaTAA